A part of Miscanthus floridulus cultivar M001 chromosome 6, ASM1932011v1, whole genome shotgun sequence genomic DNA contains:
- the LOC136455951 gene encoding tubulin beta-5 chain produces the protein MREILHIQGGQCGNQIGSKFWEVVCDEHGIDPTGRYVGTSDLQLERVNVYYNEASCGRFVPRAVLMDLEPGTMDSVRTGPYGQIFRPDNFVFGQSGAGNNWAKGHYTEGAELIDSVLDVVRKEAENCDCLQGFQVCHSLGGGTGSGMGTLLISKIREEYPDRMMLTFSVFPSPKVSDTVVEPYNATLSVHQLVENADECMVLDNEALYDICFRTLKLTTPSFGDLNHLISATMSGVTCCLRFPGQLNSDLRKLAVNLIPFPRLHFFMVGFAPLTSRGSQQYRALTVPELTQQMWDAKNMMCAADPRHGRYLTASAMFRGKMSTKEVDEQMINVQNKNSSYFVEWIPNNVKSSVCDIPPRGLSMASTFIGNSTSIQEMFRRVSEQFTAMFRRKAFLHWYTGEGMDEMEFTEAESNMNDLVSEYQQYQDATADEEAEYEDEEDAIQDE, from the exons ATGAGGGAGATCCTCCACATCCAGGGCGGTCAGTGCGGCAACCAGATCGGTTCCAAGTTCTGGGAGGTTGTCTGCGACGAGCATGGTATCGACCCCACCGGACGCTACGTCGGCACCTCCGACCTCCAGCTCGAGCGCGTCAACGTCTACTACAACGAGGCCTCATGCGGCCGCTTCGTGCCGCGCGCCGTGCTCATGGACCTCGAGCCCGGCACCATGGACAGCGTCCGCACCGGCCCGTACGGCCAGATCTTCCGCCCCGACAACTTCGTCTTCGGCCAGTCTGGCGCGGGGAACAACTGGGCCAAGGGCCACTACACCGAGGGCGCTGAGCTCATCGACTCCGTGCTTGACGTCGTGAGGAAAGAGGCGGAGAACTGCGACTGCCTCCAAG GTTTCCAGGTTTGCCATTCCCTTGGAGGGGGCACTGGATCTGGAATGGGCACCCTTCTCATCTCAAAGATCAGGGAAGAGTACCCTGATCGGATGATGCTCACTTTTTCTGTCTTTCCCTCACCTAAGGTCTCAGACACTGTTGTTGAACCATACAATGCAACACTTTCTGTCCATCAGTTGGTTGAGAACGCAGATGAGTGCATGGTTCTGGACAATGAGGCACTCTATGACATCTGCTTCCGAACTCTGAAGCTTACGACACCTAGCT TTGGAGACTTGAACCACTTGATCAGTGCAACAATGAGTGGAGTCACTTGCTGCCTGCGCTTCCCAGGACAGCTGAACTCTGACTTGCGCAAGCTTGCAGTCAACCTGATCCCATTCCCTCGCCTGCACTTCTTCATGGTCGGCTTTGCGCCACTCACCTCGCGTGGCTCGCAGCAGTACCGTGCTCTCACCGTCCCTGAGCTAACCCAGCAGATGTGGGATGCCAAGAACATGATGTGTGCTGCTGACCCGCGCCATGGACGCTATCTCACAGCCTCTGCCATGTTCCGTGGCAAGATGAGCACTAAGGAGGTTGATGAGCAGATGATCAACGTCCAGAACAAGAACTCGTCCTACTTCGTCGAGTGGATCCCCAACAATGTCAAGTCCAGTGTCTGCGACATCCCGCCTCGTGGCCTCTCCATGGCCTCCACCTTCATTGGCAACTCCACCTCCATCCAGGAGATGTTCCGCCGTGTGAGCGAGCAGTTCACTGCTATGTTCAGGAGGAAGGCTTTCTTGCATTGGTACACTGGCGAGGGCATGGACGAGATGGAGTTCACTGAAGCTGAGAGCAACATGAACGATCTGGTGTCTGAGTACCAGCAGTACCAGGATGCCACTGCTGATGAGGAGGCGGAATATGAGGACGAGGAGGATGCCATCCAAGACGAGTAA
- the LOC136458104 gene encoding uncharacterized protein: MVKLPPGFLSLGSESGSVEFCFPDLLGTHRAPPRLPDEIVEEILLCIPPDDHEHLLCAALICKRWARLIASRGFRHRYRERHRTPLLLGFLGNLIDTGGYARFIPTRVFRPVRPDRHDYRAHDARHGRVLLNRIARCGDVFQGVEAALIVWDPITDEQWPLPPLLRDQPVRNWTAAVLCATTGAAGLGTCDHLGCCPGDFRVVFVGIDDKEMFASVYSSDSATWSEATSANLPDDYLHEAVLPALAGNALYFVFRMGMAMLKYDLAMRVMSVMHIPISWYPRRVVPMAMDDGGLGLAEVDMESNLILWSMEVSADGNVEQWVVSRHIELRTLLPAHALAFCVVAVADAVGVIFVYTVDGVYTFDLNSG; the protein is encoded by the coding sequence ATGGTGAAACTGCCCCCTGGTTTCCTCTCTCTCGGAAGCGAAAGCGGAAGCGTGGAATTCTGCTTCCCCGACCTACTAGGTACCCACCGCGCGCCGCCGCGGCTGCCGGACGAGATCGTCGAGGAGATCTTGCTCTGCATCCCTCCTGACGACCACGAGCATCTCCTCTGTGCTGCTCTCATCTGCAAGCGCTGGGCCCGCCTCATCGCTAGTCGTGGATTCCGCCATCGATACCGCGAGCGCCATCGGACGCCGCTGCTGCTGGGGTTCCTCGGCAACCTCATCGACACCGGCGGATACGCACGTTTCATCCCCACGCGCGTGTTCCGGCCGGTCCGCCCCGACCGCCATGACTACCGCGCACACGACGCCCGCCACGGTCGGGTCCTCCTCAACAGAATAGCTCGATGCGGCGACGTGTTCCAGGGAGTGGAGGCCGCTCTCATCGTTTGGGACCCTATCACCGATGAGCAGTGGCCCCTGCCGCCTCTGCTGCGGGACCAGCCGGTGCGCAACTGGACCGCCGCGGTGCTTTGCGCCACCACCGGCGCCGCCGGCCTTGGCACCTGTGACCACCTAGGTTGCTGCCCGGGGGACTTCCGCGTCGTCTTTGTTGGCATCGACGACAAGGAGATGTTTGCCAGCGTCTACTCATCAGATTCTGCCACATGGAGTGAAGCGACCTCTGCGAACCTTCCTGATGATTATCTCCATGAGGCGGTGCTCCCTGCTCTAGCAGGGAATGCACTCTACTTTGTTTTTCGGATGGGAATGGCAATGCTCAAGTACGATCTGGCCATGAGGGTGATGTCTGTGATGCACATACCGATCAGTTGGTATCCCCGCCGCGTTGTGCCCATGGCGATGGACGATGGCGGCCTAGGGCTCGCGGAAGTGGACATGGAGTCTAATCTCATACTCTGGTCAATGGAGGTTAGTGCTGATGGAAATGTGGAACAATGGGTAGTGAGTAGACACATTGAGCTCAGGACGCTGCTCCCTGCTCATGCCCTTGCGTTCTGTGTGGTTGCCGTTGCGGATGCCGTGGGTGTCATCTTCGTGTATACGGTTGATGGGGTCTACACTTTTGATCTGAACTCTGGGTAG
- the LOC136460506 gene encoding uncharacterized protein, protein MDKLAVCTDACKGLEATVAKVFPNCEQRECFRHLMENMKKYYHGDVYAKNMWPAVRAYTPHKFTHFFDKVIEASPSVLDWLKDHHNLLWARSKFSPDIKCDYINNNLAESWNAWIKEHKDLPVHCLVDAIREKTLRLFAKRRKIANALPHRILPAIIHQLNAASRGLDHLKVTNIEVTEIYKDEEVRRHVVYPTQHICTCREWQVTRKPCPHALALITTLRQPNMAMYVNNYYSVEKFQATYNGIIPSITDSGQWP, encoded by the coding sequence ATGGATAAGCTAGCTGTTTGCACTGATGCTTGCAAGGGCCTTGAAGCTACAGTTGCCAAGGTTTTCCCAAACTGTGAACAGAGGGAGTGCTTCAGGCATCTCATGGAGAATATGAAGAAGTACTACCATGGTGATGTTTATGCCAAGAACATGTGGCCTGCTGTTAGAGCTTATACACCACACAAGTTTACCCATTTCTTTGACAAGGTAATAGAAGCTAGCCCAAGTGTGCTTGACTGGCTCAAAGATCATCACAATCTGTTGTGGGCAAGGAGCAAGTTCAGTCCAGACATCAAATGTGACTACATAAATAATAATCTGGCTGAGAGTTGGAATGCTTGGATCAAGGAGCACAAGGATCTACCTGTTCACTGCTTGGTTGATGCAATTAGAGAGAAGACACTTAGGCTTTTTGCAAAGAGGAGGAAGATAGCTAATGCTTTGCCTCATAGAATCCTACCTGCAATTATCCATCAGCTCAATGCAGCTTCCAGGGGTTTAGACCATCTTAAAGTGACTAACATAGAAGTGACTGAGATCTACAAAGATGAAGAGGTTAGGAGGCATGTTGTGTATCCAACACAACATATTTGCACATGTAGAGAGTGGCAAGTGActagaaagccttgccctcatgcaTTGGCTTTAATCACAACTCTGAGGCAACCAAATATGGCCATGTATGTGAACAACTACTACTCTGTTGAGAAGTTCCAGGCTACATACAATGGGATTATTCCCAGCATAACAGATAGTGGACAGTGGCCCTAG